Proteins from a genomic interval of Papaver somniferum cultivar HN1 chromosome 4, ASM357369v1, whole genome shotgun sequence:
- the LOC113272330 gene encoding uncharacterized protein LOC113272330: MSLPFSGKDIADELQNTLSQFCSFDSSRQVARVHDGHDANALLEQILKIAKDNGMEQQAVFNEIMELVSTALLRGNIREDQIEKTAPDGKRRIKAFIKKWGFYTRKNAKEKSILRPNTLTFSRMILLFPHIASVILVSYPAKFRNRFPDTSTRYPAQTSSFQ, from the coding sequence ATGTCTCTTCCATTTTCCGGAAAGGATATTGCCGATGAGTTGCAGAATACGCTTTCTCAGTTCTGTAGTTTTGATTCATCCCGCCAGGTTGCACGTGTTCATGACGGCCATGATGCAAATGCTTTACTTGAGCAGATTTTGAAGATTGCCAAAGATAACGGTATGGAACAACAAGCCGTTTTTAATGAAATCATGGAACTTGTTTCAACTGCTCTGTTAAGAGGAAATATTAGAGAAGACCAGATTGAGAAAACCGCTCCAGATGGAAAAAGAAGGATTAAAGCGTTCATCAAGAAATGGGGATTCTATACAAGAAAGAATGCTAAAGAGAAGAGTATTCTTCGCCCGAATACATTGACATTTTCTCGAATGATATTATTGTTTCCTCATATAGCTAGTGTGATCTTAGTTTCTTATCCTGCCAAATTTAGAAACAGATTTCCTGATACTTCAACCAGATATCCAGCCCAGACTTCAAGCTTCCAATAG
- the LOC113272329 gene encoding uncharacterized protein LOC113272329: MKHLGFGGLIPTGVSNLLYNEVLEVASLAFMVEFNFMVNPHLNKTFSVAYDGQKPYMHAAKNCAMPDNNDRIVFLISLGLDTVESITRIVEVANSAMVACGTQTRYTMSSFQPLIQGTKIKIVEDDTLYARAVVGASGLAAYMDRIASCSKVSMTETGSTMGAAGQDDTIEGTSG, encoded by the coding sequence ATGAAACATTTGGGTTTTGGTGGACTTATTCCTACTGGAGTAAGCAATCTTCTTTATAATGAAGTTCTTGAGGTAGCTAGTTTGGCTTTTATGGTGGAATTCAATTTTATGGTCAACCCTCATTTGAACAAGACTTTTTCGGTTGCGTATGATGGCCAGAAACCTTATATGCATGCTGCTAAGAACTGTGCTATGCCTGATAATAATGATAGAATCGTCTTCTTGATAAGTCTGGGATTGGATACTGTTGAATCCATCACTAGAATTGTTGAAGTTGCTAATTCTGCAATGGTTGCTTGTGGTACTCAAACTAGATATACCATGAGTTCTTTCCAGCCGTTAATCCAAGGAACGAAGATAAAGATTGTCGAGGATGATACCCTTTATGCTCGAGCTGTAGTAGGAGCGTCGGGATTAGCTGCTTACATGGACAGAATAGCATCTTGTTCCAAAGTTTCAATGACAGAAACTGGAAGTACCATGGGTGCTGCTGGCCAAGATGACACCATTGAGGGGACAAGTGGCTGA